In Bremerella alba, one DNA window encodes the following:
- a CDS encoding ABC transporter permease, translating into MYKLMLCLRYLRTRYIALASIISVTLGVATMVVVNAVMSGFSHEMHVRLHGILSDVVMESHSLDGFYQWERHMKAVREVAGDDIEDMTVTVHVPAMLNLRVRDQWLPRQVTVIGIDDETYNSVSDFSKYLKHPANRQQVDFNLKETGYEGPEKSPLVESGWEYRREKIAYQQELEAEMRRFETLHQHGHMPRRNNPNTLAAMDSPLQEDAAETPALVTPKFADDPDAPPLPGAPPADLAERMAMQAAKEVDPKDKSGDPFAQRYDQPIGTTFDPMKHQAPGIILGMAVASIRQRDAEGEVKDYFLAVPGDDVRLTFPSAESPPKAISETFTVVDFYESKMNEYDAGFAFVPLSKLQSLRYMTHPELGTAISTIQIRLKPGANLNEFTNNLRAAFPAETHPFRIQSWKDMQGPLLAAVEMEKTILNILLFLIIGVAGFGILATFYMIVVEKTKDIGILKSLGASGGGIMSIFVCYGLSLGIVGSGVGCILGLLFVWNINHVAKLIEMMTGREVFDPTIYYFQEIPTIIEPAAIAMVVFGAMLIAVMASVLPAIRAARLHPVEALRYE; encoded by the coding sequence ATGTACAAGTTGATGCTCTGTCTGCGTTACCTGAGAACGCGTTACATCGCCCTGGCGTCCATCATTAGTGTGACGCTAGGCGTAGCGACCATGGTCGTGGTGAACGCCGTCATGTCAGGCTTCTCGCACGAAATGCACGTTCGCCTGCACGGGATTCTTTCCGACGTGGTGATGGAAAGCCACAGCCTGGATGGTTTCTATCAGTGGGAACGGCACATGAAAGCCGTTCGCGAAGTGGCCGGCGACGATATCGAGGACATGACCGTCACCGTGCATGTGCCTGCGATGCTCAACTTGCGCGTCCGCGATCAGTGGCTGCCGCGGCAAGTCACCGTCATTGGTATCGACGACGAAACCTACAACAGCGTCAGTGACTTCTCGAAGTACTTGAAGCACCCGGCCAACCGCCAACAGGTCGACTTCAACTTGAAGGAAACCGGCTACGAAGGTCCAGAGAAATCTCCCTTGGTCGAATCAGGCTGGGAGTATCGCCGAGAAAAGATCGCCTATCAGCAAGAGCTGGAAGCCGAGATGCGGCGTTTTGAAACACTGCATCAACACGGCCACATGCCGCGGCGCAACAACCCCAACACGCTCGCTGCGATGGACAGCCCGCTGCAAGAGGACGCCGCAGAAACGCCGGCGCTAGTCACTCCCAAGTTTGCTGACGACCCCGACGCACCGCCCCTGCCTGGGGCACCGCCAGCCGATCTGGCCGAGCGAATGGCCATGCAAGCGGCCAAAGAAGTCGATCCTAAAGACAAGAGCGGCGACCCGTTCGCCCAGCGTTACGATCAGCCCATAGGCACCACGTTCGATCCAATGAAACATCAGGCCCCCGGCATCATCCTGGGGATGGCCGTGGCCAGCATTCGCCAACGCGACGCCGAAGGGGAAGTGAAGGACTATTTCCTGGCCGTCCCCGGCGACGATGTTCGCTTGACATTCCCTTCCGCCGAAAGCCCACCCAAAGCGATCAGCGAGACCTTCACCGTCGTCGACTTCTACGAAAGCAAGATGAACGAGTACGACGCCGGCTTCGCATTTGTGCCCCTAAGCAAGCTGCAGTCGCTACGTTACATGACGCATCCAGAACTGGGCACCGCCATCTCGACGATTCAAATTCGCCTGAAACCAGGGGCCAACCTGAATGAGTTCACCAACAACCTGAGGGCTGCCTTCCCGGCCGAAACACACCCCTTCCGCATTCAATCGTGGAAGGATATGCAAGGACCGCTGTTAGCCGCCGTCGAAATGGAAAAGACGATCCTCAACATCCTGCTGTTTTTGATCATCGGCGTGGCCGGCTTCGGCATCTTGGCGACCTTCTACATGATCGTTGTCGAGAAGACCAAGGACATTGGTATCCTTAAATCACTGGGTGCCAGTGGCGGCGGAATCATGAGCATTTTCGTCTGCTACGGGCTCTCGCTGGGCATCGTCGGCTCTGGCGTGGGCTGCATTCTCGGACTGCTATTTGTATGGAATATCAACCACGTCGCCAAACTGATCGAGATGATGACCGGTCGCGAGGTGTTTGATCCAACGATCTATTACTTCCAGGAAATCCCCACCATCATCGAGCCAGCAGCGATTGCCATGGTGGTGTTTGGGGCGATGCTGATTGCCGTGATGGCGAGTGTGCTGCCGGCTATTCGCGCCGCACGACTTCACCCGGTCGAGGCCCTCCGTTATGAGTAA
- a CDS encoding ABC transporter ATP-binding protein has translation MSDTYTTTATAPAVTPSPKKPGPLVHTDRFDTPIEVDKPLLRTIGLHKSYRKGQHIIPVLRGVDFVANEGRITSIIGQSGSGKSTLLHLMGTLDVPDQGEIYFEDQRTDNLPIRQRDRLRNGQFGLIFQFYHLLPELTTLENVLTPAMISHGFFKYWGVRKQLKERAKHLLDMVGLGHRLNHKPRELSGGEMQRTAIARALVSDPKVLLADEPTGNLDRQTGEEVLGLLRKLNEEQGLTIVMVTHDQSIADQADSIVRLAEGCVETV, from the coding sequence ATGAGCGATACCTACACGACCACCGCGACCGCCCCGGCTGTCACTCCGTCACCCAAGAAGCCAGGCCCGCTAGTGCATACCGATCGCTTCGACACACCGATCGAAGTCGACAAGCCGTTGCTGCGTACGATCGGCCTGCACAAGAGCTACCGCAAAGGCCAGCACATCATCCCCGTTCTTCGCGGCGTCGACTTCGTCGCCAACGAAGGCCGCATCACGTCGATCATCGGCCAAAGCGGTTCCGGCAAGAGCACGCTGCTGCACTTGATGGGCACGCTTGATGTGCCTGACCAAGGCGAGATTTACTTTGAAGATCAGCGGACCGATAACCTGCCTATCCGCCAGCGCGATCGTCTCCGCAACGGCCAGTTCGGGCTCATCTTTCAGTTCTATCACTTGCTGCCGGAACTAACGACACTTGAAAACGTGCTGACCCCAGCAATGATCTCGCACGGTTTCTTTAAGTATTGGGGCGTGCGAAAACAACTCAAAGAACGCGCCAAGCACCTGCTCGACATGGTCGGCCTGGGCCACCGTTTGAACCACAAACCGCGCGAACTTTCCGGCGGCGAAATGCAACGCACGGCGATTGCCAGGGCATTAGTCTCTGATCCTAAGGTCCTACTGGCCGACGAACCCACCGGCAATCTCGACCGCCAAACGGGCGAAGAAGTCCTGGGCTTGCTGCGTAAACTGAACGAAGAACAAGGCCTGACCATCGTCATGGTCACCCACGACCAAAGCATCGCCGACCAGGCCGACTCGATTGTCCGCCTGGCCGAAGGCTGCGTCGAAACCGTCTAG